From Carya illinoinensis cultivar Pawnee chromosome 5, C.illinoinensisPawnee_v1, whole genome shotgun sequence, one genomic window encodes:
- the LOC122311478 gene encoding ADP-ribosylation factor 1-like 2 translates to MGQAFRKLFDTFFGNTEMRVVMLGLDAAGKTTILYKLHIGEVLSTVPTIGFNVEKVQYKNVIFTVWDVGGQEKLRPLWRHYFNNTDGLIYVVDSLDRERIGKAKAEFQAIIKDPFMLNSVILVFANKQDMKGAMTPMEVCEGLGLFDLKNRKWHIQGACALRGEGLYEGLDWLAGTLKEMKAAGYSSVGASSF, encoded by the exons ATGGGTCAAGCTTTTCGTAAGCTCTTCGATACCTTCTTCGGCAATACCGAGATGCGG GTTGTGATGCTCGGCCTGGATGCTGCTGGCAAAACAACTATACTGTACAAGCTGCACATTGGAGAGGTTTTATCAACTGTTCCTACAATTG GTTTTAACGTGGAGAAAGTTCAGTATAAGAATGTGATATTCACAGTTTGGGACGTTGGTGGGCAAGAGAAGTTGAGGCCACTCTGGAGGCATTACTTTAACAATACGGATGGGCTG ATCTATGTCGTTGATTCCTTGGACCGAGAGAGAATTGGAAAAGCAAAGGCAGAATTTCAG GCCATCATCAAGGATCCATTTATGCTCAACAGTGTTATATTGGTGTTTGCCAATAAACAAGACATG AAAGGAGCTATGACACCAATGGAAGTATGTGAAGGACTAGGTCTCTTTGATCTGAAGAACAGAAAATGGCACATACAAGGGGCTTGTGCACTGAGAGGAGAGGGGCTTTACGAGGGCTTGGACTGGTTAGCTGGGACTCTGAAGGAAATGAAAGCTGCAGGATACTCTTCAGTCGGCGCATCCTCTTTCTAA
- the LOC122310389 gene encoding uncharacterized protein LOC122310389: MRWSILPLGFVELNIDESSLGNPSECGCERIVRDSRKDLLSGFMAYYRSNTMAETKALLDGLRICTLLQQENIVVEIDSQLLANWWNRKGDVHRSLREVWKRIDYSAKDLNLVVRHAYREINQVDEFSC; the protein is encoded by the coding sequence ATGCGGTGGTCTATCCTACCATTGGGTTTTGTCGAGTTAAATATAGATGAAAGTAGTTTGGGGAATCCTAGTGAATGTGGTTGTGAAAGGATAGTTCGTGATTCCAGAAAAGACCTCTTGAGTGGTTTTATGGCCTATTATAGAAGCAACACAATGGCTGAGACAAAGGCATTGCTTGATGGCCTACGAATTTGCACTTTGCTGCAGCAGGAAAATATTGTGGTTGAAATCGATTCCCAATTGCTGGCTAATTGGTGGAATAGAAAGGGTGATGTACATCGATCTTTACGAGAAGTCTGGAAGAGAATTGATTATTCTGCAAAGGATCTAAATCTAGTAGTTAGGCACGCATATAGAGAAATAAATCAAGTTGATGAATTTTCTTGCTAA